A window of the Emys orbicularis isolate rEmyOrb1 chromosome 1, rEmyOrb1.hap1, whole genome shotgun sequence genome harbors these coding sequences:
- the LOC135895183 gene encoding protein mono-ADP-ribosyltransferase TIPARP-like, protein MGNLKPRALQQNSSPLIQLLFLCFSQELSFQKVLLQLLLDPYCFSQYEASSTELTPLYVHNMQHGDDSKSHLVAPEQLEDENGIQFHIHQANGIRICDRFLLGLCKEVERCQLHHTCYPYHWQVMRKKKGVWQSMNESAQQHLEKLYSNVNDSLVTLVEKTLPNGCRGDLNPYVANIPGEDPTDGYSGPYPASWISCPSEGPTYVQCEIAPSEAVYRTVYTLFHKSLSEDTFRVLRIYRIRQEYLWQKYSSQKEIMSRGLSTEEKKQLEQHLFHGTSADSKNSICQMGFDPSLSGQHLAAFGKGSYFAKNAQYSNGFCTACKAGLRYMFLAKVLVGKSAVGNASYCQPPTIRSSGPPFDSCVDSTSSIYVIFNSSQSYPYFLIRYKLFSDRVAIDGS, encoded by the exons atgGGGAATTTGAAGCCTAGGGCACTGCAGCAGAACAGCTCACCACTTATTCAGcttctctttctttgtttctcCCAGGAATTGTCCTTCCAAAAGGTTCTACTCCAGTTGCTCTTAGACCCCTACTGCTTCAGCCAATATGAAGCCAGTTCCACTGAACTCACTCCACTCTATGTCCACAATATGCAGCACGGAGATGATTCTAAAAGCCATTTGGTAGCTCCAGAGCAGCTCGAGGATGAGAATGGGATCCAATTTCATATCCACCAGGCAAACGGCATCAGGATCTGTGACCGCTTCCTGCTTGGCCTCTGCAAAGAAGTGGAGAGATGCCAGCTTCACCACACATGCTACCCTTACCACTGGCAGGTGATGCGGAAGAAGAAAGGAGTGTGGCAGAGCATGAATGAATCGGCTCAGCAGCACCTGGAGAAACTTTACAGCAATGTAAATGACTCACTAGTTACACTGGTGGAAAA GACACTCCCAAATGGTTGTAGGGGAGATCTCAATCCTTATGTTGCCAACATCCCTGGGGAGGATCCCACTGATGGGTACTCTGGACCATATCCTGCATCATGGATCTCATGCCCCTCAGAAGGACCCACTTATGTGCAATGTGAAATAGCACCATCAGAAGCAGTGTACCGCACAGTTTATACTCTCTTCCACAAATCTCTCTCAGAGGATACCTTTCGGGTGTTACGGATTTACAGGATCAGGCAGGAGTATCTTTGGCAAAAATACAGCAG TCAGAAGGAAATAATGTCCCGAGGACTCTCAACAGAAGAGAAAAAACAGCTAGAACAGCATCTCTTCCATGGCACCTCAGCAGACAGCAAGAACTCCATCTGTCAGATGGGCTTTGACCCTAGTCTCTCAGGACAGCATCTTGCTGCCTTTGGCAAAGGCAGCTATTTTGCCAAGAACGCCCAGTACTCAAATGGATTTTGTACAGCATGCAAGGCTGGGCTGCGCTATATGTTTCTGGCAAAGGTCCTGGTGGGAAAGTCTGCTGTAGGGAATGCTAGTTACTGTCAACCCCCAACAATAAGGTCTAGTGGCCCACCCTTTGATTCATGTGTTGATTCCACTTCCAGCATCTACGTGATCTTTAACAGTAGCCAGTCCTACCCATATTTCCTGATCCGCTACAAGCTGTTTTCCGACCGTGTTGCAATAGATGGTTCATAA